One window from the genome of Streptomyces sp. NBC_00091 encodes:
- a CDS encoding GNAT family N-acetyltransferase, translated as MTIAPLSPSPLAPPAPAAVPTAAATPAAPRYTVRLARDEGEVRAAQRLRHQVFAGELGARLDGPEPGLDADAFDAYCDHLLVLDEETGEVVGTYRLLPPERAAVAGRLYSEGEFDLSALAPIRPDLVEVGRSCVHPDHRNGAVIALIWAGLARYMERSGHNWLAGCCSIPLADGGVLAAATRETVLARNLAPQEYRVTPHLPWSPEGITVPGRMELPPLLRGYIRLGAWVCGEPALDAEFGCADLYVLLSLRRTNPRYLNHFLSLAPGA; from the coding sequence ATGACCATCGCCCCCCTGTCCCCGTCCCCCCTCGCACCACCGGCCCCGGCCGCCGTCCCCACGGCCGCTGCCACCCCCGCCGCCCCCCGCTACACCGTCCGCCTCGCCCGTGACGAGGGCGAGGTCCGCGCCGCCCAGCGGCTGCGCCACCAGGTCTTCGCCGGAGAGCTCGGCGCCCGCCTCGACGGACCCGAGCCGGGCCTGGACGCCGACGCCTTCGACGCCTACTGCGACCACCTCCTGGTCCTCGACGAGGAGACCGGCGAGGTCGTCGGAACCTACCGGCTGCTGCCCCCGGAGCGCGCGGCCGTCGCCGGGCGCCTCTACTCCGAGGGCGAGTTCGACCTCTCCGCCCTCGCCCCGATCCGCCCCGACCTGGTCGAGGTCGGCCGCTCCTGCGTCCACCCCGACCACCGCAACGGCGCCGTCATCGCCCTGATCTGGGCAGGCCTGGCCCGCTACATGGAGCGCTCCGGCCACAACTGGCTCGCCGGCTGCTGCTCGATACCGCTGGCCGACGGCGGGGTGCTGGCCGCCGCCACCCGCGAGACCGTCCTGGCCCGCAACCTCGCCCCGCAGGAGTACCGGGTCACCCCGCACCTGCCGTGGAGCCCCGAGGGCATCACCGTCCCCGGCCGCATGGAGCTGCCGCCCCTGCTGCGCGGCTACATCCGCCTGGGCGCCTGGGTCTGCGGGGAGCCGGCACTCGACGCCGAGTTCGGCTGCGCCGACCTGTACGTGCTGCTCTCCCTGCGCCGGACCAACCCGCGCTACCTGAACCACTTCCTCTCGCTCGCCCCGGGCGCATGA
- a CDS encoding dodecin: protein MSNHTYRVTEIVGTSPEGIDQAIRNAIARAKQTLHNLDWFEVTQVRGHIENGEVAHYQVGLKVGFRLDGED, encoded by the coding sequence ATGTCCAACCACACCTACCGGGTGACCGAGATCGTCGGCACGTCCCCCGAGGGCATCGATCAAGCCATCCGGAACGCGATCGCGCGCGCGAAGCAGACCCTGCACAATCTGGACTGGTTCGAGGTCACGCAGGTGCGCGGGCACATCGAGAACGGCGAGGTCGCGCACTACCAGGTCGGACTGAAGGTGGGCTTCCGCCTCGACGGCGAGGACTGA
- a CDS encoding LLM class flavin-dependent oxidoreductase, producing the protein MIRKVSILDRSRTREGYTAPQALRDTVELARAAEELGYHRFWVSEHHSVPGVAGSAPTVLAAAVAAATRRIRVGTGGVMLPNHQPLVVAEQFGVLEALFPGRIDMGLGRSVGFTGGIRRALGRDTGDADRFEEQLAELLGWIDGSQRAHPEVHARPAEGLRIPPFVLATGEGAGIAARAGLPMVVGDLRARGKVAEAVRRYREEFRPSPWGGEPYVVVSGTVAVASSGEAARRILLPEAWALAHSRTRGSFPPLRPAEEVEALEMTAKERELYEGALAGHIAGTEEEVAGRLAEVTEATGADELLVTTSTYDRTALLDSFGRLARITGLG; encoded by the coding sequence GTGATCCGAAAAGTCTCGATACTCGACCGGTCCCGCACCCGCGAGGGGTACACCGCCCCGCAGGCCCTGCGCGACACCGTGGAGCTGGCCCGCGCCGCGGAGGAGCTGGGCTACCACCGCTTCTGGGTGTCGGAGCACCACAGCGTGCCCGGGGTCGCGGGCTCCGCGCCCACCGTGCTGGCCGCGGCCGTGGCCGCCGCCACCCGGCGGATCCGGGTCGGCACGGGCGGGGTGATGCTGCCCAACCACCAGCCGCTGGTGGTGGCCGAGCAGTTCGGGGTCCTGGAGGCGCTGTTCCCCGGCCGGATCGACATGGGGCTCGGCCGCTCGGTCGGCTTCACCGGGGGCATCCGCCGGGCCCTGGGCCGTGACACCGGGGACGCCGACCGGTTCGAGGAGCAGCTGGCGGAGCTGCTGGGCTGGATCGACGGCAGCCAGCGGGCCCACCCCGAGGTGCACGCCCGCCCGGCCGAGGGGCTGCGGATCCCGCCCTTCGTCCTGGCCACCGGGGAGGGCGCGGGGATCGCCGCCCGGGCCGGGCTCCCGATGGTGGTCGGCGACCTGCGGGCCCGCGGCAAGGTCGCGGAGGCGGTCCGCCGGTACCGCGAGGAGTTCCGGCCCTCCCCCTGGGGCGGGGAGCCGTACGTCGTGGTTTCCGGGACGGTGGCGGTCGCCTCGAGCGGGGAGGCCGCGCGGCGGATCCTGCTCCCGGAGGCGTGGGCCCTCGCGCACTCCCGGACCCGGGGCAGCTTCCCGCCCCTGCGCCCGGCGGAGGAGGTCGAGGCGCTGGAGATGACCGCGAAGGAGCGGGAGCTGTACGAGGGCGCCCTCGCCGGGCACATCGCCGGCACCGAGGAGGAGGTCGCCGGCCGGCTGGCGGAGGTCACCGAGGCCACCGGGGCGGACGAGCTGCTGGTCACCACGTCCACCTACGACCGGACGGCCCTGCTGGACTCCTTCGGCCGCCTCGCCCGGATCACCGGGCTGGGCTAG
- a CDS encoding extracellular solute-binding protein: MRFLAVCTALAAATALTGCGQSAGSDGGSGKVTLWLMKGSASDDFIAKFTADFEKQHPGTDLEVRIQEWKGIGDKVNAVLGGKAEAGAGADVIEVGNTQVAQYVETGGVSEVTLEGLREWGSKDWLKGLSDPGSVNGAQYGVPWYAANRVVIYNKDLFANAGIKTPPKNRQDWISATQKLDKGDQQGIYLPGQNWYVLAGFVWDEGGELAVETGGQWVGALDEDKALAGMDFYKQLQALGDGPRNADEETPPQSEVFARGQVAQIIAPPGQAAQIEAANPALKGKLGFFPVPGKTSEKAGSVFTGGSDLIIPEKTRNRALAVDVITALVSEKWQTELARTMSYVPNKTTLAHVVDGNDGAAAMAPGAAQGRATPKSARWAEVEAKNPIKPYMTAVLTGQDPRQAAKAASDTVSQVLSSDR, encoded by the coding sequence ATGCGCTTCCTCGCCGTGTGCACGGCCCTCGCGGCCGCGACCGCCCTGACCGGCTGCGGCCAGTCGGCAGGATCGGACGGGGGATCCGGGAAGGTGACCCTCTGGCTGATGAAGGGCAGCGCCTCCGACGACTTCATCGCGAAGTTCACCGCCGACTTCGAGAAGCAGCACCCCGGCACCGACCTGGAGGTGAGGATCCAGGAGTGGAAGGGGATCGGCGACAAGGTCAACGCGGTCCTCGGCGGCAAGGCCGAGGCCGGCGCCGGCGCCGACGTCATCGAGGTCGGCAACACCCAGGTGGCCCAGTACGTCGAGACCGGCGGCGTCTCCGAGGTCACCCTCGAGGGCCTGCGCGAATGGGGCAGCAAGGACTGGCTCAAGGGCCTCTCCGACCCGGGAAGCGTCAACGGCGCCCAGTACGGAGTCCCGTGGTACGCCGCCAACCGGGTGGTGATCTACAACAAGGACCTGTTCGCGAACGCCGGGATCAAGACCCCGCCCAAGAACCGCCAGGACTGGATCTCCGCCACCCAGAAGCTCGACAAGGGCGACCAGCAGGGCATCTACCTCCCCGGCCAGAACTGGTACGTCCTCGCCGGGTTCGTCTGGGACGAGGGCGGCGAACTCGCCGTGGAGACCGGCGGCCAGTGGGTCGGCGCCCTCGACGAGGACAAGGCCCTGGCCGGGATGGACTTCTACAAGCAGCTCCAGGCCCTCGGCGACGGGCCCAGGAACGCCGACGAGGAGACGCCCCCGCAGTCCGAGGTCTTCGCCCGCGGCCAGGTCGCCCAGATCATCGCCCCGCCCGGCCAGGCCGCCCAGATCGAGGCGGCCAATCCGGCGCTCAAGGGCAAGCTCGGCTTCTTCCCCGTCCCCGGCAAGACCTCCGAGAAGGCCGGCTCAGTCTTCACCGGCGGCTCCGACCTGATCATCCCGGAGAAGACCCGGAACCGGGCCCTCGCCGTGGACGTGATCACCGCCCTGGTCAGCGAGAAGTGGCAGACGGAACTCGCACGCACCATGAGCTACGTCCCGAACAAGACCACCCTCGCGCACGTGGTCGACGGCAACGACGGCGCCGCCGCCATGGCGCCCGGCGCCGCCCAGGGCCGGGCCACGCCGAAGTCCGCCCGCTGGGCCGAGGTCGAGGCCAAGAACCCGATCAAGCCGTACATGACGGCCGTGCTCACCGGCCAGGACCCCCGGCAGGCGGCGAAGGCGGCCTCGGACACGGTGAGCCAGGTCCTCAGCTCCGACCGCTGA